The Synechococcus sp. CC9605 sequence ACAAAATCCCATTGCCAGCATGATCAGCATTCCCTTCCAGTGGAATGCCACGCCTGGGACCCAGTGGGCACCGAATTCGGTTGATCGCGATGCAAAGCATGACAAGACTTTGAATGTGGTCAACGTTCAGCCCGTTTTCCCTTTCAAGTTGAGTGACGATTGGACGCTGGTGACGCGCACCATTATTCCTTTTATTAGCGCCCCATTTGCCAAGCCAAAGTTTGATCTCATCTCCGCAGGCGAACCTTACTTTGATGGTTGGAGGGAGAAGTACACCGTTGGCGTTGGTGATGTCAATCCCACTGGTTTCTTCGTGCCCACCATGGAGGGTGATTTCACCTTTGGTTTTGGCCCTACCCTCAGTATTCCTTCCAACAAGATTCCGCTGAGCACCGGCAAGTGGACTGTCGGCCCTGCACTCGTTGGTGTCTATACCAAGGGTCCTTGGGTTTTGGGTGGTTTGGTCAATAATATGTGGTCCTTTGCGGGGGAAGAAGACCGCAAAGATGTGAATAAGATGTTGATTCAACCCTTCATCAACTACAACCTTCCCAAGGGTTGGTACATCTCGGTTTCCCCCATCATGACGGCGGATTGGGAAAATGAAGACAACGGATGGATGGTCCCTGTTGGTGCCGGTGTTGGACGGGTGTTCACTCTCGGCAAGCAGCCGATTAATGTTTCATTGCATGCTTACTACAACGCCATTAAGCCTGAAATCGGTGGCGAGGAGCTTTTGGGTGATTGGACGATCCGCACTCAGGTCCAGTTCCTGATTCCCACGGCCAAGAAGTGATCCTCTGTACAAGAAGAGAACATTAAGTAGCAAGTCGCTTCTTTAGTTTCTAGCTGTTAAAAACCAGTAAATTGCTTCTCAATGTTGGGATCATCTTTTAAGGCGGCGTCCGTTTTTTCTGCCGGACTATTGGTTTCGTTTGTCGGTTTAGCTTCATCTCCAGGATCGGCTATCGCTGGTTCTGATTGTCCTCAGCCTGCTGTTTCGGTTCAGAGCAGCACGGTGGTTCCTGTCACTAAGGTGAACTATTCCGAAGCTGAAACGCAGACGGTCTTTGCCAAGTACACCACAGATGTTGCTAAAACTACCTGAACCGGGGGTTTGGGAGCAATTTTGAATCTCCAGAAGGCAGCGGACCCCAAGGATCGCACGGTGATTCGTATCAACTTTGACACCCTGTATTCCTGGTTGATTCTTGACCTGACCACTCCGGCCACCTTCACGCTCCCGCAAACCAATGGTCGCAACCAGAGCGCCATGGTGGTGAATGGTCAGGGCTATGTTTACTTTGAAAAAGAACCTGGTGATTACGCCCTTACAGAGGACGAGGTGGGTGTTCGGTATGCCTTGGTGGCATTCCGCACCGGTGTGAACATTCAGGATCCTGAGGATGTCGCGCAGGCCCAGGCTCTGCAGGCCAAGTTGTCGGT is a genomic window containing:
- a CDS encoding DUF1254 domain-containing protein — encoded protein: MNLQKAADPKDRTVIRINFDTLYSWLILDLTTPATFTLPQTNGRNQSAMVVNGQGYVYFEKEPGDYALTEDEVGVRYALVAFRTGVNIQDPEDVAQAQALQAKLSVNQANTGEYVQPNQWDLEQMMALRAAYNEERNEKGVKSESLFGRPGEVTPEQNNMGVAGGIGELPNEGAVYLFYRP